The following proteins come from a genomic window of Halictus rubicundus isolate RS-2024b unplaced genomic scaffold, iyHalRubi1_principal scaffold1020, whole genome shotgun sequence:
- the LOC143364822 gene encoding uncharacterized protein LOC143364822: protein MINASKSRQRIQVLKQKQRAFKADLTAFTRYLTDYQDSAIERAKVKRRLERLNTQFDSYDTAQIELSNLEDFDENEAERQATSALYYEAIANADQLIESFHSNQAQAARNATISPTLSTSTTNPGLRLPKVSLPVFDGRLEDWVTFKDSFVSMIHNHPGITDIQRFNYLRSSVTGQAKDVIRSFTVSEENYNAAWQRLIKSYDNKRALIRRHATLLLNSPAMPERSANALKNLSNHLQLHVRSLKALGRSMEDIANDFIASVAIDCMDKQTRETWESTLTGTDMPSAEDIFQYIDNASHQSQFQATTPRANRRDQAKSETQPSRPKLRSRYPKRTWKATTSTRRNSPSPVAKKRTFVANTKTSSCTICRTNSHPAYLCPKFLNSSIEERWAIIKTAKLCYNHFSHNHTFLSDKSTNGLLTTAKLFVFDRNQKPVLCRTLIDTCSNANLITEELANRLQLTTTKRAAVIEALNQVNTTTQGLVTATVKSRLTNFKRTLNFHTIPRIAGLLPDCQVDRTTLRIPANLRLADPEFHRPGRIDMLLGTGPALSCLSIGQINLSRQLDVDLILQKTQFGWILGGDLLNPANSSHNTFVTNVQFDLQKFWEVEEAANKQFRSADDQACEDHFVATIQRDKFGRYMVALPFNERKNQLGESHSRALNRFAALERKFTRDPILKEQYAKVLNEYLELGHMQPANSTHAPGYYLPHHAVIKPSSTTTKTRVVFDGSAKTTTNLSLNDTLRIGPTIQDDLFSLLLRFRMHAYVLTGDIEKMYRQFLVQPEDRAYQRILWRDSDGAIATFELNTVTFGLAPAPYLAIRCLHQLAIDEERDFPEAAMRIKRDLYVDDLLTGTDSIREARALRRQITSLLQRGGLNIRQWASNAPELLAGLSDESIHPKILGDSTTIKTLGISWNARQDTIRYSTQSTITEARTKRTILSIIARIYDPLGLLGPITIVAKILMQQLWMLKLSWDESLPVNIHTVWDNFESDLRQLDNVEFNRFVRLKNAKRTELHGFCDASEKAYGACLYVRTISQSGIIRSSLLCAKSRVAPLSQITLARLELCSAALLTTLLRSVQKALIHNIDEIFCWTDSTIVLNWLHKQPSTLKTFVANRVADIQRKTDIQSWRHVRSADNPADLISRGTTATEFVKNQLWRHGPNWLNLNSTSWPSGKFSLHDELPEQKSKICLTNRVVQSDELLTRYSCIQKLKRIVAYCLRFRLKPRVTGPLTIQELSEANHRVIHLLQAVTFAREIQDLRTGRISNKSQLQPLCPFLDERGILRVGGRLRNSTLPFAQKHPILLPRGHHVTKLIIRDSHVQNHHTGIVATLHNVRQTYWPIDGKNTSRQIVRKCIRCFRVKPPTAEYLMGNLPADRVTEGRPFINSGVDYCGPFYIKERQFRNRARVKVYVAVFVCFATKAIHLEVVGDLTTEAFIAALKRFIARRGICKNIYSDNGTNFVGANNELREIHQAVSTDQRLRQFLTAKEMSWHFMPALSPHFGGLWEAAVKSFKHHIKRVVGEELFTYEQFATFAIEIEAILNSRPLTPLSPDPNDLSALTPGHFLIGHPLTCPVEVDFSTTPTNRLSTWQHIQKVKQDFWTRWHKEYIHQLNLRHKWTQGTHNIKQGTLVLLKEDNLPPLCWQLGRITQTHPGTDGIIRAVSVQTIHGIYKRNVTKLAPLPNMEDAQSGKVHTSM, encoded by the exons CGACTCCCCAAGGTCAGTCTCCCAGTCTTCGACGGTCGTCTCGAAGACTGGGTAACGTTCAAGGATTCGTTCGTCAGCATGATACACAACCATCCCGGGATTACCGACATTCAAAGATTCAATTATTTGCGATCATCAGTCACGGGACAAGCGAAAGACGTGATCCGCTCATTCACGGTGAGCGAAGAAAACTACAATGCCGCGTGGCAGCGACTAATCAAGTCATACGATAACAAACGCGCTCTGATCCGACGACACGCGACACTCCTGCTAAATTCACCCGCAATGCCGGAGCGATCGGCGAACGCGCTGAAGAATCTGAGCAATCATTTGCAATTGCACGTCCGATCATTAAAAGCTCTCGGTCGGTCCATGGAGGATATCGCGAACGATTTTATCGCTAGCGTCGCAATCGATTGCATGGACAAACAAACACGCGAGACCTGGGAATCAACATTAACAGGCACGGACATGCCAAGCGCCGAAGACATATTTCAATATATTGACAACGCGTCGCATCAAAGTCAATTCCAGGCGACAACACCACGCGCAAACCGACGTGATCAAGCGAAATCGGAAACGCAACCCTCAAGACCGAAATTACGATCGCGATACCCGAAACGTACGTGGAAAGCCACGACATCGACTAGACGAAACTCGCCCTCGCCGGTTGCGAAGAAGCGGACATTTGTAGCAAACACCAAGACGTCATCGTGTACAATCTGTAGAACCAATTCACATCCCGCTTACCTGTGCCCCAAATTCTTGAACTCATCTATCGAAGAAAGATGGGCCATCATCAAGACGGCCAAATTATGCT ACAATCACTTTTCCCACAACCATACTTTTCTTTCGGACAAATCGACGAACGGTCTACTGACAACGGCGAAATTATTCGTTTTCGATCGCAATCAAAAACCCGTCTTATGTCGCACCCTGATCGATACCTGTTCTAACGCGAACCTCATCACAGAGGAATTAGCCAACCGGCTACAATTGACAACGACTAAACGCGCCGCCGTCATAGAAGCGTTAAATCAGGTCAATACTACCACGCAAGGTTTGGTGACCGCAACGGTGAAATCGAGACTAACAAATTTCAAACGCACATTGAACTTCCATACTATACCACGAATAGCCGGTTTATTGCCCGATTGTCAAGTAGATCGAACAACCCTTCGCATTCCAGCCAATCTTAGACTCGCCGACCCAGAATTCCATCGTCCTGGAAGGATCGACATGTTACTCGGCACCGGTCCGGCATTGTCTTGCCTCAGCATCGGTCAAATCAATCTCTCCAGACAACTCGATGTCGACTTGATCTTGCAAAAAACGCAATTCGGATGGATCTTAGGAGGCGACTTGCTCAACCCCGCAAATTCCTCTCACAACACGTTCGTCACAAATGTCCAATTCGATTTGCAAAAATTTTGGGAAGTAGAAGAAGCAGCCAACAAACAGTTTCGGTCGGCCGACGATCAAGCTTGCGAAGATCACTTCGTGGCAACCATACAACGCGACAAATTCGGACGGTACATGGTAGCCTTACCATTCAACGAACGGAAGAATCAACTCGGAGAGTCACATTCACGCGCACTGAACCGATTCGCCGCGCTGGAACGCAAGTTCACCCGTGATCCGATCTTAAAGGAACAATACGCGAAAGTATTAAACGAGTATCTCGAACTCGGACACATGCAGCCGGCAAATTCAACTCACGCTCCAGGTTATTATTTACCGCATCACGCCGTCATAAAGCCATCTAGCACGACCACCAAAACCCGTGTAGTTTTCGACGGGTCGGCCAAGACCACCACGAATTTGTCATTAAACGACACGCTCCGGATCGGTCCCACCATCCAAGACgatcttttctctcttttgttgCGATTCCGAATGCACGCATATGTTCTCACTGGAGACATCGAAAAGATGTATAGACAATTTCTTGTTCAACCCGAAGATCGAGCGTATCAACGAATATTGTGGCGAGATTCCGACGGGGCAATCGCCACCTTCGAGCTAAACACGGTTACTTTCGGTCTCGCGCCAGCTCCGTATCTAGCCATCAGATGCTTGCACCAATTAGCCATTGACGAAGAACGAGATTTTCCCGAGGCGGCAATGCGGATTAAAAGAGATTTGTACGTAGACGACTTGCTGACAGGTACCGATTCGATCAGAGAGGCGAGAGCTTTACGACGACAAATTACTTCACTGCTCCAGCGCGGAGGTCTCAACATTCGACAGTGGGCATCGAATGCCCCAGAACTGCTCGCCGGTCTGAGCGACGAATCGATACACCCCAAAATATTAGGAGATTCGACGACGATCAAAACACTGGGAATCTCCTGGAACGCACGGCAGGACACGATCCGGTATTCCACACAATCAACGATCACCGAGGCGCGTACCAAACGAACGATTTTGTCGATCATCGCTCGAATCTACGATCCATTGGGATTACTCGGGCCCATTACAATCGTAGCCAAAATTCTAATGCAACAACTCTGGATGTTGAAGCTTTCATGGGATGAATCGCTTCCAGTCAACATCCACACCGTCTGGGATAATTTCGAAAGCGACTTACGACAATTAGACAACGTAGAATTTAACCGCTTCGTTCGACTTAAAAACGCCAAACGAACAGAGTTGCACGGATTTTGCGACGCGAGCGAAAAGGCCTACGGCGCCTGCTTATACGTAAGGACCATCAGTCAATCCGGAATCATTCGTTCCAGTCTACTCTGCGCGAAATCACGAGTAGCACCATTGAGTCAAATCACACTCGCGCGATTAGAATTATGCAGTGCCGCCTTGCTGACTACATTATTACGATCTGTACAAAAGGCACTGATCCATAATATCGACGAGATATTCTGCTGGACTGACTCAACCATCGTTCTAAACTGGTTACACAAACAACCATCTACATTGAAAACCTTTGTCGCAAACCGCGTGGCCGACATTCAACGCAAAACAGACATTCAGTCTTGGCGACACGTTCGGTCAGCAGACAATCCAGCAGATCTTATTTCGCGCGGAACCACCGCAACCGAATTCGTCAAAAACCAGCTGTGGCGACACGGACCAAATTGGTTAAACTTAAACTCAACCTCATGGCCATCAGGAAAGTTCTCTCTGCACGACGAGTTGCCAGAGCAGAAGtcgaaaatttgtttaacaaaTAGAGTGGTCCAATCAGACGAGCTCCTTACGCGATACTCctgtatacaaaaattgaaacggATCGTCGCTTATTGTTTACGTTTCCGATTAAAACCTAGAGTCACCGGACCTCTGACTATTCAGGAGTTGAGCGAAGCCAACCATCGAGTAATTCACCTGCTCCAAGCGGTCACATTCGCGCGCGAAATTCAAGATTTGAGAACCGGAAGGATATCAAATAAGAGCCAATTGCAGCCGTTGTGTCCATTTCTAGATGAAAGGGGGATTTTACGCGTCGGAGGCAGATTGCGGAATTCTACATTGCCATTTGCCCAGAAACACCCGATACTTTTACCACGAGGACACCATGTTACAAAACTCATCATTCGAGACTCGCACGTTCAGAATCACCATACCGGAATCGTTGCCACATTGCATAACGTACGACAAACGTACTGGCCAATCGACGGGAAAAACACCAGTCGACAAATAGTTAGAAAATGTATCAGGTGTTTCCGAGTCAAACCGCCCACGGCTGAATATTTAATGGGGAATCTACCTGCAGACCGCGTTACCGAAGGGCGACCTTTCATCAATAGCGGGGTAGATTATTGCGGTCCATTTTATATAAAGGAAAGGCAGTTCCGAAATAGAGCACGCGTCAAAGTTTATGTGGCAGTTTTCGTTTGTTTCGCAACCAAGGCTATTCACCTAGAAGTAGTAGGCGATTTGACAACTGAGGCCTTCATCGCGGCTCTTAAAAGGTTCATCGCGCGACGCggaatttgcaaaaatatttattcggacAACGGTACGAATTTTGTCGGCGCGAATAATGAATTGAGAGAAATCCATCAAGCAGTATCAACGGACCAAAGGTTGAGACAATTCCTTACCGCCAAGGAAATGTCCTGGCATTTCATGCCAGCGCTGTCACCCCACTTTGGGGGATTATGGGAGGCAGCCGTAAAATCATTCAAGCATCATATCAAACGGGTTGTCGGCGAAGAATTGTTCACGTACGAGCAATTCGCAACCTTTGCAATCGAAATCGAAGCCATATTAAATTCACGACCATTGACACCACTTTCACCTGATCCAAATGATCTTTCTGCTCTGACGCCTGGTCATTTCCTGATCGGCCACCCTTTGACTTGTCCTGTTGAAGTTGATTTCAGCACCACACCAACGAATCGTCTATCCACGTGGCAACATATCCAAAAGGTCAAGCAAGACTTTTGGACCCGTTGGCATAAAGAATACATTCATCAATTGAATCTCCGCCACAAATGGACACAGGGCACTCACAACATTAAGCAGGGAACACTCGTCCTTCTAAAGGAGGACAATCTCCCGCCATTATGTTGGCAATTGGGTCGCATTACCCAAACTCATCCAGGAACGGACGGAATCATTCGAGCCGTCTCCGTACAAACCATTCATGGCATCTACAAACGAAACGTCACAAAACTCGCACCACTTCCAAACATGGAGGATGCTCAATCAGGAAAGGTTCACACATCAATGTAA